AGGAATCATCATGCGAACAACGACGAACGAAAAACTGATTGCGCGACAGGTTAAGATCGCGCGCTACACGACGTTTGGCTCGCTCGGAATTTTGCTCGGCTCGCTAGTCATCGTCAATATATCGAACGCCAACTATATCGCGTTCGCGTATGCGACCCTGCTCGTCGGCTTTATGCTCGCGTACGTCGGCTCGACGCTCGGCAACGCGTGGATCAAAGAGCCGCGCGCCGATCACGCGCTCGAACGCGCGCTCAAGGGTTTCGACAACAAACATCATCTCTACAATTTCCTGCTTCCCGCGGCGCATGTTCTCGTTACGCCGCTCGGCGTGCTGGTTTTTCTCGTTAAAAATCAGGACGGCGCGATCACATGTCAGAACGGCAAGTGGAATCGCAAGTGGCACTGGGGACGATTGATCGGCGGGATGGGACAAGCCGCGCTCGGCGATCCGATTCGTGAGTTAGATCGCGACGTGACCAAGATGAAAGAATTCATCACGAGCCAGGTCGCCAATGGCGCGCTCGTACCGGTGGACGGCTACGTCGTGTTCAGCGATCCGCGGGTGAAACTTGATGTTGACGACGCGGCACTGCCCGTCGTGCGCGCAGACGACTTGAAGGAAACGCTCCGCAAAGTCAAGCGCGGCGCGCCACTCGCGAATGAATTGCAAAACAAACTGGCAAGCGTGTTGGATGAGACGGCGAATGGAAAAACAACCCAACAGTAGCATGTGCTTTGTTTGCGGACGCGATAATCCCATCGGCTTGCGAATGCAATTTTTTTCGGATGGGGACGGCTGCGTGTATGCCGACTATGAACCGCATGCGGAACACCAGGGTTATCCGGGCGTGATGCACGGCGGACTCGTCACCGCGATGCTCGACGAACTGATCGGGCGCACCGCGATTGCCAGCGACTTGTGGTGCATGACCGCGAAACTTGAGGTTCGCTTTCGCAAACCGGTGCCGATTGACGCGCCGCTCAAACTCAAAGGTGAAATCAAAAATAAAACCGGGCGCTTGATCGAAGGATACGGCGAAATTCGTTTGCCCGATGGCACCCTCGCCGCCGAAGCGCACGGCACGTACATCAGAATTCCGGATGCTCAACTCGACGAATACAAACGCGCGCTCGGCAACTGGCGCGTGGACGATTAGGAATTTTGGATTTTTAATTTCTGATTTTCGATTTTTGCAATTCGCGATTCGCAATTCGCTATTTGCAATGATTGTGGAGACAGTCGAATGCCGATAGACCTAAAAGACATGCCGCGCCCTCCCAGTGACAACGGTCGAGGTCTTCACGGCAGTTTGAACGCCGATTGGTCGGGCGGTGAAGCGGGATACGATTTCTGGATTAACGAACTCATCGCACTCGGCATCAAATGGTTCAAGGTCGTGGACGATCATGGCAGCAGTATTCCCTTTTGCGAAAAATTACTCGCGGCGGGAATTTTTCCGATTGTCCGCATTCTACGCCGCGACCCTCCCCCCAACGATTCGCCCGAACCAAACCCAGGACACCTGGGTCGCGCGGAAGAAGAAACGATTCGCAAACTCATTGCGCTGGGCGTGCGCTATTTTGAAACGAACAACGAACCGAATCGCAGCATCGAATGGAAACATAGCGCGATGCCACCCAACGCGCTCGAAGCCGCAAAACTCGTCGCGCTGAACTGGTTGTTCGATGCGCGCGTGATTCTCGAAGCGGGGGGGCTGCCCGGCTTGCCCGCGATCAGTGGCGGCGGAAATTTGGATGTGATGGGCGCGCTCGCCGCGCTCGGTCGGCAAAAGATTCTCTTGGAAGGATGTTGGATCGCGTTGCACAATGCGGGGATGAACCGTCCACTCGAATTTCCGGAACACCCGGTCAATCACTTGGGTCAGCCGTTGACGCGCGAACAGTACGAGCATGGCGCGTTCACCGAGTGGGCATGGTGGAACAATTCGCAAAACCGCGCGGAATCGCGCGATGAAATCAACGCGCTGCGCGCGGCGCGCCTTGCGCCGACGCAAACGATTCAGCAAGAGCACGCGTGTTTTCGCGAATTCGAGTACTATAACGCGCTCGCGATGAAATACCTGGGGCGCTCAATTCCGATCATCAGCACCGAGGGCGGATATCAGATCGGTCGGCGCGATTATCCGCGCTACCCACGCGTCACACCCGCGCTGCAACGCGACCTGACCGTCGCGATGTTTGACTGGATGCAACGCCAAGCGCCGGATTATTATTTCGCCGCGACCGCGTGCGCGCTGGTGGGTACGCTTGGACGCGAGCAAGATGCGTGGTACGGTGCGTACTGGCGCGACGCATTTCAAAACGGCACCGATGGCTTTGACGGCTTTCCAAAAATCGCCGTACCCAGAGCCGAGATTGGCGAATGTTTGCCGGTCGTGGACGCGGTCAAAGCGATGCCGAACCTCGCGCGACGTTTGCCAGGAATGCAACCCACACCGCCCATCGCAGTACAACCGAGCAAACCACCCGCGCCGCCGGAAAAAAGAATCGAACGCCCTGGGTTAGCGAATCTATTCTCCGATGTGCCACTGCCGCCAACGCCTACGCGCGCGTCCCAGCCAAGCGTTGAACCTAAACCGCGCGTAGTTGAATCGTCAATCGAGTTGCCGCCGCCATCACACGCGGCTGAACCCAGCATCGCGCCGGTCGAATCGCCGGTCGAGTTGCCACCGCCACCACGCGCGGTTGAGCCCAGCATCGCGCCGGTTGAATCGCCGATTGAATTGCCGCCGCAGCGCGCGGCAGAACCTGGATTCGCCCCAATTGAATCGCAAATAGGACCACAAGTGTCTGTGCCCGAGCCGCCACCACTCATCGAAGAAATCCCGGATGAAACACTGCCGGTCGAAGCAACCGACGAGCCGGTCGAAATTGTCGCGCCGATGCCGGAGATTGAACGCGTCGAATTGCCGTTCGATGTCGAATGGGACTTTCGCCTCGACGCGTTGAATGTATCGGTTGAACTTGCGGAGACGCGACGCGGCGAAACGTATTGGCGATTGGTCAGCGCGGTGTACGAGGGACCGGGCGAATCGGGCGACAGTCATCATATTTTCTACACAGTACTCGATGAACTACAACAACCGGTCGCCCATCAACGCGTGTGGCAAGGATGGAGCGATAATCAAACCGACGCAGTGACGAATGATCGCGGCGAAACGACGATCCCGTTGTGGCAATCGTTTACACCGAACGACGGCGAGACCGGACCATACACGGCATGGATCGAGGGGTTGCCGTGCGACCGCGTCATCGGGCTGGGTCTGCCGCTCAAGCGTCACGTCAACTTCCGCGTGACCTGGCGACGTTCCGTGTCACG
This is a stretch of genomic DNA from Chloroflexota bacterium. It encodes these proteins:
- a CDS encoding PaaI family thioesterase — encoded protein: MEKQPNSSMCFVCGRDNPIGLRMQFFSDGDGCVYADYEPHAEHQGYPGVMHGGLVTAMLDELIGRTAIASDLWCMTAKLEVRFRKPVPIDAPLKLKGEIKNKTGRLIEGYGEIRLPDGTLAAEAHGTYIRIPDAQLDEYKRALGNWRVDD
- a CDS encoding NERD domain-containing protein, which gives rise to MRTTTNEKLIARQVKIARYTTFGSLGILLGSLVIVNISNANYIAFAYATLLVGFMLAYVGSTLGNAWIKEPRADHALERALKGFDNKHHLYNFLLPAAHVLVTPLGVLVFLVKNQDGAITCQNGKWNRKWHWGRLIGGMGQAALGDPIRELDRDVTKMKEFITSQVANGALVPVDGYVVFSDPRVKLDVDDAALPVVRADDLKETLRKVKRGAPLANELQNKLASVLDETANGKTTQQ